The Pan paniscus chromosome 1, NHGRI_mPanPan1-v2.0_pri, whole genome shotgun sequence genome has a segment encoding these proteins:
- the DISP1 gene encoding protein dispatched homolog 1 isoform X5 produces the protein MCTMFIVVCALVGVLVPELPDFSDPLLGFEPRGTAIGQRLVTWNNMVKNTGYKATLANYPFKYADEQAKSHRDDRWSDDHYEREKREVDWNFHKDSFFCDVPSDRYSRVVFTSSGGETLWNLPAIKSMCNVDNSRIRSHPQFGDLCQRTTAASCCPSWTLGNYIAILNNRSSCQKIVERDVSHTLKLLRTCAKHYQNGTLGPDCWDMAARRKDQLKCTNVPRKCTKYNAVYQILHYLVDKDFMTPKTADYATPALKYSMLFSPTEKGESMMNIYLDNFENWNSSDGVTTITGIEFGIKHSLFQDYLLMDTVYPAIAIVIVLLVMCVYTKSMFITLMTMFAIISSLIVSYFLYRVVFHFEFFPFMNLTALIILVGIGADDAFVLCDVWNYTKFDKPHAETSETVSITLQHAALSMFVTSFTTAAAFYANYVSNITAIRCFGVYAGTAILVNYVLMVTWLPAVVVLHERYLLNIFTCFKKPQQQIYDNKSCWTVACQKCHKVLFAISEASRIFFEKVLPCIVIKFRYLWLFWFLALTVGGAYIVCINPKMKLPSLELSEFQVFRSSHPFERYDAEYKKLFMFERVHHGEELHMPITVIWGVSPEDNGNPLNPKSKGKLTLDSSFNIASPASQAWILHFCQKLRNQTFFYQTDEQDFTSCFIETFKQWMENQDCDEPALYPCCSHWSFPYKQEIFELCIKRAIMELERSTGYHLDSKTPGPRFDINDTIRAVVLEFQSTYLFTLAYEKMHQFYKEVDSWISSELSSAPEGLSNGWFVSNLEFYDLQDSLSDGTLIAMGLSVAVAFSVMLLTTWNIIISLYAIISIAGTIFVTVGSLVLLGWELNVLESVTISVAVGLSVDFAVHYGVAYRLAPDPDREGKVIFSLSRMGSAIAMAALTTFVAGAMMMPSTVLAYTQLGTFMMLIMCISWAFATFFFQCMCRCLGPQGTCGQIPLPKKLQCSAFSHALSTSPSDKGQSKTHTINAYHLDPRGPKSELEHEFYELEPLASHSCTASEKTTYEETHICSEFFNSQAKNLGMPVHAAYNSELSKSTKNDTGSALLQPPLEQHTVCHFFSLNQRCSCPNAYKHLKYGPHSCQQMGDCLCHQCAPTTSSFVQIQNGVAPLKATHQAAEGFVHPITHIHHCPCLQGRVKPAGMQNSLPRNFFLHPVQHIQAQEKIGKTNVHSLQRSIEEHLPKMAEPSSFVCRSTGSLLKTCCDPENKQRELCKNRDMSNLESSGGTENKAGGKVELSLSQTDASVNSEHFNQNEPKVLFNHLMGEAGCRSCPNNSQSCGRIVRVKCNSVDCQMPNMEANVPAVLTHSELSGESLLIKTL, from the exons ATGTGCACCATGTTCATCGTGGTCTGTGCCTTGGTTGGAGTATTAGTGCCAGAGCTCCCTGACTTCTCTGATCCATTGCTG GGTTTTGAACCAAGAGGAACAGCAATAGGCCAGAGATTGGTCACATGGAATAATATGGTGAAAAATACAGGATACAAAGCAACATTAGCAAATTATCCCTTTAAATATGCAGATGAACAAGCCAAAAG CCATCGGGATGATAGATGGTCAGATGATCAttatgaaagagagaaaagagaagttgACTGGAACTTCCACAAGGACAGCTTTTTCTGCGACGTTCCAA GTGACCGATATTCCAGAGTGGTATTTACTTCATCTGGAGGGGAGACATTATGGAATTTACCTGCAATTAAATCAATgtgcaatgtagataattccagg ATCAGATCTCATCCCCAGTTTGGTGATCTCTGCCAGAGGACCACTGCTGCCTCCTGCTGCCCCAGCTGGACACTGGGAAACTACATCGCCATTCTGAACAATAGATCGTCCTGTCAGAAAATAGTTGAGCGAGACGTTTCTCATACCTTGAAGCTGCTTCGGACTTGTGCCAAACACTACCAAAATGGCACTCTGGGGCCAGACTGCTGGGACATGGCAGCCAGAAGAAAGGACCAGCTCAAGTGCACCAATGTGCCACGCAAATGTACCAAGTACAATGCTGTGTACCAGATCCTCCATTACTTGGTGGACAAAGACTTTATGACCCCAAAGACGGCTGACTATGCCACGCCAGCTTTAAAATACAGCATGCTCTTCTCTCCCACAGAGAAAGGGGAGAGCATGATGAACATTTACTTGGACAACTTTGAAAACTGGAACTCTTCTGACGGCGTGACTACCATCACCGGGATTGAGTTTGGTATCAAACACAGTTTGTTTCAGGATTATCTTCTAATGGATACTGTGTATCCTGCCATAGCCATTGTGATTGTCCTTTTAGTCATGTGTGTCTACACCAAGTCCATGTTTATCACTCTGATGACAATGTTTGCAATAATCAGTTCTTTGATTGTTTCCTATTTTCTCTATCGTGTAGTATTTCACTtcgaattttttccttttatgaaccTCACTGCCCTCATTATTTTGGTTGGAATTGGAGCAGATGATGCTTTTGTCCTGTGTGATGTTTGGAACTACACAAAATTTGATAAGCCTCATGCCGAAACCTCAGAAACAGTAAGCATCACCTTGCAGCACGCTGCCCTCTCCATGTTCGTCACCAGTTTTACCACTGCTGCTGCCTTTTATGCTAACTATGTTAGCAACATTACAGCAATCCGATGCTTCGGGGTTTATGCGGGGACAGCTATATTGGTGAATTACGTTTTGATGGTCACATGGCTTCCAGCAGTTGTTGTGCTGCATGAGCGGTATCTTCTTAATATATTCACTTGCTTCAAAAAGCCCCAGCAGCAAATATATGATAACAAAAGCTGCTGGACAGTGGCTTGCCAGAAGTGCCACAAAGTACTCTTTGCCATTTCAGAAGCATCTCGAATTTTTTTCGAAAAAGTATTGCCATGCATTGTCATTAAATTTCGCTACCTTTGGCTGTTTTGGTTCCTTGCCTTAACTGTAGGTGGGGCCTACATTGTATGTATAAATCCAAAGATGAAACTGCCCTCACTGGAGTTATCCGAGTTCCAGGTGTTCCGGTCGTCCCATCCTTTTGAGCGTTATGATGCTGAATACAAAAAGCTTTTCATGTTTGAACGTGTTCACCATGGCGAGGAGCTCCACATGCCCATCACAGTAATCTGGGGCGTGTCCCCAGAAGACAATGGCAATCCACTAAATCCCAAGAGTAAAGGGAAGTTGACATTAGATAGCAGTTTTAACATCGCCAGCCCAGCTTCCCAGGCCTGGATTTTGCACTTCTGTCAAAAACTGAGAAACCAAACATTCTTTTACCAGACTGATGAACAGGACTTCACCAGCTGCTTCATTGAGACATTCAAACAGTGGATGGAAAACCAGGACTGTGATGAGCCTGCCCTGTACCCATGCTGCAGCCACTGGAGCTTCCCCTACAAGCAAGAGATTTTTGAACTGTGCATCAAGAGAGCTATCATGGAGCTGGAAAGGAGTACAGGGTACCATTTGGATAGCAAAACCCCAGGGCCGAGGTTTGATATCAATGATACTATCAGGGCAGTGGTGTTAGAGTTCCAGAGTACCTACCTCTTCACACTGGCTTATGAAAAGATGCATCAATTTTATAAAGAGGTGGACTCGTGGATATCCAGTGAGCTGAGTTCGGCCCCTGAAGGCCTCAGCAATGGTTGGTTTGTCAGCAATCTGGAGTTCTATGACCTCCAGGATAGCCTCTCCGATGGCACCCTCATTGCCATGGGGCTGTCAGTTGCTGTTGCATTTAGCGTGATGCTGCTGACAACTTGGAACATCATCATAAGCCTTTATGCCATCATTTCAATTGCTGGAACGATATTTGTCACTGTTGGTTCTCTTGTCCTGCTGGGTTGGGAGCTAAATGTGTTGGAATCTGTCACCATTTCGGTTGCCGTCGGCTTGTCTGTAGACTTTGCCGTCCATTATGGGGTTGCCTACCGCTTGGCTCCAGATCCCGACCGAGAAGGCAAAGTGATCTTCTCTCTGAGTCGCATGGGCTCTGCGATTGCCATGGCTGCCCTGACCACCTTCGTGGCAGGGGCCATGATGATGCCCTCCACAGTTCTAGCTTACACCCAGCTGGGCACCTTCATGATGCTCATCATGTGTATCAGCTGGGCTTTCGCCACCTTCTTTTTCCAGTGCATGTGCCGGTGCCTTGGACCGCAGGGTACCTGTGGTCAGATTCCTTTACCTAAAAAACTACAGTGCAGTGCCTTTTCCCATGCCTTGTCTACAAGTCCCAGTGACAAGGGACAAAGCAAAACACATACCATAAATGCTTATCATTTAGATCCCAGGGGCCCAAAATCTGAACTGGAGCATGAGTTTTATGAATTAGAACCTCTGGCTTCCCACAGCTGCACTGCCTCTGAGAAGACCACTTATGAAGAGACCCACATCTGCTCTGAATTTTTCAACAGCCAAGCAAAGAATTTAGGGATGCCTGTGCATGCAGCTTACAACAGTGAACTCAGCAAAAGCACTAAAAATGACACTGGCTCTGCCTTGTTACAGCCCCCTCTTGAACAGCACACCGTGTGTCACTTCTTCTCTCTGAATCAGAGATGTAGCTGCCCAAATGCCTACAAACACTTGAAATATGGcccacactcttgccagcagatgGGGGACTGCTTGTGCCACCAGTGCGCTCCTACCACTAGCAGCTTTGTCCAGATCCAAAACGGCGTGGCACCTCTGAAGGCCACACACCAAGCTGCCGAGGGCTTTGTGCACCCCATCACGCACATCCACCACTGTCCCTGCCTGCAGGGCAGAGTAAAGCCAGCTGGAATGCAGAATTCTCTGCCTAGGAATTTTTTCCTCCACCCAGTGCAGCACATTCAGGCCCAAGAAAAAATTGGCAAGACCAATGTACACAGTCTTCAGAGGAGCATAGAAGAGCATCTTCCAAAGATGGCAGAGCCATCGTCATTTGTCTGCAGAAGCACTGGATCATTACTCAAAACGTGTTGCGACCCCGAGAATAAACAAAGGGAACTCTGTAAAAATAGAGACATGAGCAATCTGGAGAGCAGTGGAGGGACTGAAAACAAGGCAGGAGGGAAAGTGGAGCTGAGCTTGTCACAGACGGATGCAAGTGTGAACTCAGAACATTTCAATCAGAATGAACCAAAAGTCCTATTTAATCATTTAATGGGGGAGGCTGGTTGTAGGTCTTGCCCAAATAATTCACAAAGTTGTGGCAGAATTGTGAGAGTGAAGTGCAATTCTGTGGACTGTCAAATGCCAAACATGGAAGCCAATGTGCCTGCTGTATTAACACACTCGGAACTTTCTGGTGAAAGTTTGTTAATAAAAACGCTATAA